The proteins below are encoded in one region of Mycteria americana isolate JAX WOST 10 ecotype Jacksonville Zoo and Gardens chromosome 22, USCA_MyAme_1.0, whole genome shotgun sequence:
- the CNTD1 gene encoding cyclin N-terminal domain-containing protein 1 isoform X1, with protein sequence MGSQVQAASRCRDPGPIFGEIAPEIIEDTLIHLATENEQHLGELSDRAGCFKETQIVEFIFLLSEKWHLDQSARYQAVELLERFMIKQVEQICKSSRENVTSREQGQGSSWSSLKDQIYDTFVLRLVSCIQLASKLSLHYNIVNSDTALKFLQFLKYSYTKQELLESELAVLKTLHFQINVSTPLAYVELLLEVLGHNGCLLPAKPLHQMCMQLLDFSYLTRDTIYDTLLKIAIENSTPNKLQVAKFLTVKEDFMLLAVGIISTSVFILNPGHWKQVVEHLNCITGITSQSILEFSYAVLKHIVGSTTPKQHHRNCGTKAPENRITPLK encoded by the exons ATGGGGTCCCAGGTGCAAGCAGCGTCCCGGTGCCGTGACCCAGGCCCCATCTTCGGCGAGATCGCTCCCGAGATTATCGAGGATACGCTGATCCATTTGGCCACAGAAAATGAACAGCACCTGGGTGAACTGTCGGATCGGGCCGGGTGCTTCAAAGAGACCCAGATAGTGG AATTTATATTCCTTTTGTCTGAAAAATGGCACTTGGACCAATCGGCAAGATACCAAGCGGTAGAGTTACTTGAAAG GTTTATGATCAAGCAAGTAGAACAAATCTGTAAGTCCTCCAGAGAGAACGTTACAAGTCGTGAACAAGGacaaggcagcagctggagctctcTGAAAGATCAGATATACGACACGTTTGTCCTGCGACTTGTGTCGTGCATTCAGCTTGCAAGCAAACTTTCCTTACATTATAAT ataGTTAACAGTGACACAGCTTTAAAATTTCTGCAATTCTTAAAATACTCATATACTAAACAGGAATTGCTTGAATCAGAGCTTGCCGTGTTAAAAACTCTGCACTTCCAGATCAACGTGTCAACTCCTTTGGCTTACGTGGAATTGCTTCTAGAGGTTTTAG GACATAACggctgcctgcttcctgcaaaaccATTACATCAGATGTGTATGCAACTACTTGACTTCTCCTATCTTACAAGAGATACCATCTACGACACTTTGTTGAAAATTGCCATTGAAAATTCGACACCAAACAAACTGCAGGT AGCAAAGTTTTTGACAGTAAAGGAAGATTTCATGCTCTTGGCTGTTGGAATCATCAGCACAAGCGTGTTCATACTAAACCCTGGGCACTGGAAGCAG gttgtggAGCATTTAAACTGTATCACTGGCATTACTTCACAAAGTATCTTAGAGTTTTCTTACGCAGTACTGAAACACATCGTTGGCAGTACCACTCCAAAGCAGCACCACAGGAACTGTGGAACAAAGGCTCCAGAGAACAGAATTACGCCTCTTAAATAG
- the CNTD1 gene encoding cyclin N-terminal domain-containing protein 1 isoform X3, translating into MGSQVQAASRCRDPGPIFGEIAPEIIEDTLIHLATENEQHLGELSDRAGCFKETQIVEFIFLLSEKWHLDQSARYQAVELLERFMIKQVEQICKSSRENVTSREQGQGSSWSSLKDQIYDTFVLRLVSCIQLASKLSLHYNIVNSDTALKFLQFLKYSYTKQELLESELAVLKTLHFQINVSTPLAYVELLLEVLGHNGCLLPAKPLHQMCMQLLDFSYLTRDTIYDTLLKIAIENSTPNKLQVTETHRWQYHSKAAPQELWNKGSREQNYAS; encoded by the exons ATGGGGTCCCAGGTGCAAGCAGCGTCCCGGTGCCGTGACCCAGGCCCCATCTTCGGCGAGATCGCTCCCGAGATTATCGAGGATACGCTGATCCATTTGGCCACAGAAAATGAACAGCACCTGGGTGAACTGTCGGATCGGGCCGGGTGCTTCAAAGAGACCCAGATAGTGG AATTTATATTCCTTTTGTCTGAAAAATGGCACTTGGACCAATCGGCAAGATACCAAGCGGTAGAGTTACTTGAAAG GTTTATGATCAAGCAAGTAGAACAAATCTGTAAGTCCTCCAGAGAGAACGTTACAAGTCGTGAACAAGGacaaggcagcagctggagctctcTGAAAGATCAGATATACGACACGTTTGTCCTGCGACTTGTGTCGTGCATTCAGCTTGCAAGCAAACTTTCCTTACATTATAAT ataGTTAACAGTGACACAGCTTTAAAATTTCTGCAATTCTTAAAATACTCATATACTAAACAGGAATTGCTTGAATCAGAGCTTGCCGTGTTAAAAACTCTGCACTTCCAGATCAACGTGTCAACTCCTTTGGCTTACGTGGAATTGCTTCTAGAGGTTTTAG GACATAACggctgcctgcttcctgcaaaaccATTACATCAGATGTGTATGCAACTACTTGACTTCTCCTATCTTACAAGAGATACCATCTACGACACTTTGTTGAAAATTGCCATTGAAAATTCGACACCAAACAAACTGCAGGT TACTGAAACACATCGTTGGCAGTACCACTCCAAAGCAGCACCACAGGAACTGTGGAACAAAGGCTCCAGAGAACAGAATTACGCCTCTTAA
- the CNTD1 gene encoding cyclin N-terminal domain-containing protein 1 isoform X2: MGSQVQAASRCRDPGPIFGEIAPEIIEDTLIHLATENEQHLGELSDRAGCFKETQIVEFIFLLSEKWHLDQSARYQAVELLERFMIKQVEQICKSSRENVTSREQGQGSSWSSLKDQIYDTFVLRLVSCIQLASKLSLHYNIVNSDTALKFLQFLKYSYTKQELLESELAVLKTLHFQINVSTPLAYVELLLEVLGHNGCLLPAKPLHQMCMQLLDFSYLTRDTIYDTLLKIAIENSTPNKLQVAKFLTVKEDFMLLAVGIISTSVFILNPGHWKQY, encoded by the exons ATGGGGTCCCAGGTGCAAGCAGCGTCCCGGTGCCGTGACCCAGGCCCCATCTTCGGCGAGATCGCTCCCGAGATTATCGAGGATACGCTGATCCATTTGGCCACAGAAAATGAACAGCACCTGGGTGAACTGTCGGATCGGGCCGGGTGCTTCAAAGAGACCCAGATAGTGG AATTTATATTCCTTTTGTCTGAAAAATGGCACTTGGACCAATCGGCAAGATACCAAGCGGTAGAGTTACTTGAAAG GTTTATGATCAAGCAAGTAGAACAAATCTGTAAGTCCTCCAGAGAGAACGTTACAAGTCGTGAACAAGGacaaggcagcagctggagctctcTGAAAGATCAGATATACGACACGTTTGTCCTGCGACTTGTGTCGTGCATTCAGCTTGCAAGCAAACTTTCCTTACATTATAAT ataGTTAACAGTGACACAGCTTTAAAATTTCTGCAATTCTTAAAATACTCATATACTAAACAGGAATTGCTTGAATCAGAGCTTGCCGTGTTAAAAACTCTGCACTTCCAGATCAACGTGTCAACTCCTTTGGCTTACGTGGAATTGCTTCTAGAGGTTTTAG GACATAACggctgcctgcttcctgcaaaaccATTACATCAGATGTGTATGCAACTACTTGACTTCTCCTATCTTACAAGAGATACCATCTACGACACTTTGTTGAAAATTGCCATTGAAAATTCGACACCAAACAAACTGCAGGT AGCAAAGTTTTTGACAGTAAAGGAAGATTTCATGCTCTTGGCTGTTGGAATCATCAGCACAAGCGTGTTCATACTAAACCCTGGGCACTGGAAGCAG TACTGA
- the COA3 gene encoding cytochrome c oxidase assembly factor 3 homolog, mitochondrial, which produces MAAPREPGGEAAFARRIDPAREPGLSPEQRLLMAQVERAQRQRALQRRLRGRNALLALGIGAVAFGIYGYTFYSVSQERFLDELEQEAEAARARARARAESAAS; this is translated from the exons ATGGCGGCGccgcgggagccgggcggggaggcggcgttCGCGCGGCGCATCGACCCGGCGCGGGAGCCGGGGCTCAGCCCCGAGCAGCGCCTTCTCATGGCGCAGGTGGAGCGCGCCCAGCGCCAGCGCGCTCTGCAGAGGCGGCTCCGCGGCCGCAACGCGCTGCTGGCGCTCGGCATCGGCGCGGTAGCGTTCGGCATCT ACGGCTACACCTTCTACTCGGTGTCGCAGGAGCGGTTCCTGGAcgagctggagcaggaggcagaggcggcgcgggcgcgggcaCGGGCGCGGGCCGAGAGCGCAGCGAGCTGA